In Methyloterricola oryzae, the genomic stretch ATACCTCGGCCGGCCGTATGCCCACGGTCAGCGGCTACCGTTTCTTCGTCGATTCCTTGTTGACGGTGCGTCCCCTCAAGCAGGAACTGGCGCTGCAGTTCCAGCATGACCTGGATACCTCGGAAGACCCGGACGAAGTGCTGGAGCGCGCCTCGCGCCTGCTTGCCGACATGACCCACATGGCGGGCCTGGTCTCGGTGCCGCGGCGGGAAACCACCACCTTTCGCATGATCGAGTTCCTGCCCCTGTCGGAGCAGCGCATACTCGCCATCCTGGTCACCAACGAGCAGGAAGTTCAGAACAAGATCATCCAGCCTTCGCGGCGTTTCAGCGCGGCGGAGCTGACCTCGGCCGCCAACTACCTTAACGCTGTCTACGGTGGCCTGGATCTGGCTACGGTGCGGGAGAGCCTGTTGAAGGACTTGCGCGAGACCCGCGACCGCATGAACCAGGAAGTCCTCAATGCCAGCGAGATCGCCGAGCTGGCGCTCACGGGGCGCGAGCGGCGCGAGAAGAAGCCCTATCTTCTTTCGGGCCAGACCAACCTGATGGACTTCGGCGAGCTGGCCAGCATGGACAAGCTGCGCACCCTGTTTTCCGCCTTCCAGCAGAAGGAGGACATGGTGCATCTGCTGGAGCGCTGCCTGGACACGCCGGGCGTGAAGATCTTCATCGGCGAGGAATCCGGCTGCGAGGCCTTGGAACCCTGCAGTCTGGTGACGGCCCCCTATGCCGTGGACTCCGGCACCGTCGGCGTGTTGGGCGTCATCGGGCCCACCCGCATGGAATATGAGCGCGTCATTCCCCTGGTCGACCTGACGGCAAAATTGTTGGGCGCCACCTTGAATCAGAAGTCTTTGTCCCCATCTTAACGCGGACACTTCAGAACCCTTAGTCGCGGCGGGTGCCCTCAGGGCACATCCCGCCTCAGCCCACATTATTCAGGAGCAACGATGAGTGAAGACCACCCTTTGCAGGAAGTCCCGCAGGAAACCGAGATAAGCGTGAAGCCGGTGGAGGGAGAGAGTCAGTCCCAGGAAGAGCCGGCCACCGAGGCCCAGGTTACAGCCGAGCAACTGGCCGCGGAACTGGCCGAGGCGAGAAGGGCCGCCGAGGAGAACTGGGACAAGGCGGTAAGGGCCCAGGCGGAAATGGAAAACCTGCGCCGGCGCACCGACAAGGACCTGCAGAACGCTCACAAATACGGTCTGGAGAAATTCGCCAAGGAACTGCTGCCGGTGCTCGACAGCCTGGAACTGGGCATACAGGCGGCGGCGGGAGACAGCCCCGAGGTGGCCAAGTTGCGGGAGGGCAGCGAACTGACCCTCAAGCAGTTCCGCAACGTGCTGGAAAAGTTCAACGTGGTGCCGGTGGAGCCCCTGGGCCAGCGCTTCAATCCCGACCTGCATCAAGCCATGGCCATGGAGCCCAGCACCAGCGCGGAGCCCAACACCGTGGTCAAGGTGTTCCAGAAGGGCTATCTGCTCAACGACCGCTTGCTGCGCCCCGCCATGGTGGTGATTGCCCAGGCGGTGGCCGAGCAGCCTCATCTGGACGAGAAGGCTTGAAATCCCGGAAGGCGCTCCCCATAAACTGACCAGACCGAAATTTCCCATAACAATCAGAATTCAGCTTGGAGATCTAAATGGCCAAAATCATCGGAATCGACCTGGGCACCACCAATTCCTGCGTGGCGGTGCTGGAAGGCGGCAAGGCACGCGTGATCGAGAACAGCGAAGGCGCCCGCACGACGCCTTCCATCATCGCCTACTCCAGCGAAGGCGAGGTGCTGGTCGGCCAGTCCGCGAAGCGCCAGGCGGTGACCAATCCCAAGAACACCCTGTTCGCCATCAAGCGCCTGATCGGCCGCCGCTTCAAGGATGACGTGGTGCAGAAGGACATCAAGATGGTGCCCTACAAGATCGCCGAGGCGGACAATGGCGACGCCTGGGTGGACATCAATGGCAAGAAGATGGCGCCGCCGGAGATTTCCGCGCGAGTCTTGATGAAGTTGAAGAAGGACGCCGAAGCCTATCTGGGTGAGGAAGTGAAGGAAGCCGTCATCACCGTGCCGGCTTATTTCAACGACTCCCAGCGCCAGGCCACCAAGGACGCCGGCCGCATCGCAGGCCTCGAGGTCAAGCGCATCATCAACGAGCCCACCGCCTCGGCCCTGGCCTACGGCATGGACAAGCAGCGCGGCGACCAGAAGATCGCGGTCTATGACCTGGGCGGCGGCACCTTCGACATCTCCATCATCGAGATCGCGGAAGTGGACGGCGAGCACCAGTTCGAGGTGCTTTCCACCAACGGCGACACCTTCCTGGGCGGCGAGGACTTCGACCTCCGCATCATCGATTACCTGGCGGACGAGTTCAAGAAGGAGCAGGGCATCGATCTGCACAACGATTCCCTGGCCTTGCAGCG encodes the following:
- the grpE gene encoding nucleotide exchange factor GrpE, with product MSEDHPLQEVPQETEISVKPVEGESQSQEEPATEAQVTAEQLAAELAEARRAAEENWDKAVRAQAEMENLRRRTDKDLQNAHKYGLEKFAKELLPVLDSLELGIQAAAGDSPEVAKLREGSELTLKQFRNVLEKFNVVPVEPLGQRFNPDLHQAMAMEPSTSAEPNTVVKVFQKGYLLNDRLLRPAMVVIAQAVAEQPHLDEKA
- the hrcA gene encoding heat-inducible transcriptional repressor HrcA; the protein is MANHPELSERAQYLLKVLVERYINDGQPVGSRALSRDGGLKLSPATIRNVMADLEDLGLITAPHTSAGRMPTVSGYRFFVDSLLTVRPLKQELALQFQHDLDTSEDPDEVLERASRLLADMTHMAGLVSVPRRETTTFRMIEFLPLSEQRILAILVTNEQEVQNKIIQPSRRFSAAELTSAANYLNAVYGGLDLATVRESLLKDLRETRDRMNQEVLNASEIAELALTGRERREKKPYLLSGQTNLMDFGELASMDKLRTLFSAFQQKEDMVHLLERCLDTPGVKIFIGEESGCEALEPCSLVTAPYAVDSGTVGVLGVIGPTRMEYERVIPLVDLTAKLLGATLNQKSLSPS